From Virgibacillus ihumii, the proteins below share one genomic window:
- a CDS encoding TRAP transporter small permease — protein sequence MKRFVQALEKVQITVGIVFLCIFFLVIMLQIITRHMGISLIWTTEVSKYAFIWSIFMGAAVMVNRREHFNFDFLLKNLKGKKKIALSIFNDVILILFNIAIFILGLQVVNEFWNYTWVSIPEMKMGYIWIAIPIMAGTMVIYSLAHLIDHFNSLKAKGVHE from the coding sequence GTGAAACGTTTTGTTCAAGCCCTTGAAAAAGTACAAATCACAGTCGGAATAGTGTTCTTGTGCATCTTCTTTCTGGTAATCATGCTGCAAATTATAACAAGGCACATGGGGATTTCGCTTATCTGGACGACGGAGGTTTCGAAATACGCTTTCATATGGTCAATTTTTATGGGAGCTGCTGTTATGGTGAATCGCCGTGAGCATTTTAACTTTGATTTTCTATTAAAAAATTTAAAAGGAAAGAAAAAAATCGCATTATCTATTTTTAATGATGTCATATTGATTTTGTTTAATATTGCCATTTTTATACTTGGGTTACAAGTTGTGAACGAGTTTTGGAACTATACATGGGTTTCCATCCCGGAAATGAAAATGGGCTATATTTGGATAGCAATTCCGATAATGGCCGGAACAATGGTTATTTATTCATTGGCACACTTAATTGATCATTTCAATTCATTAAAGGCAAAGGGGGTACATGAATAA
- a CDS encoding FbpB family small basic protein, with amino-acid sequence MRPKMLNFEQLVNQNREELLEDEEMNSQFELRLAKKQTEASNSKEQNA; translated from the coding sequence ATGCGACCGAAGATGTTAAATTTTGAACAGCTTGTTAATCAAAATAGGGAAGAACTTCTGGAAGACGAAGAAATGAATTCCCAATTTGAATTGCGTTTAGCAAAGAAACAAACTGAAGCAAGCAATTCAAAAGAACAAAATGCTTAA
- the hxlA gene encoding 3-hexulose-6-phosphate synthase, whose protein sequence is MKLQLALDRLTRDECIRVIDDAENEMDIIEIGTGVIKEYGMAIVREISERYPDKTIFADMKTCDAGKHEAQQAFDAGADITSVMAFSADSTIKDMLHAASQTGNRVMVDLLGVHSRGRVKELHNLGVDLVSLHVGKDMQAEGNPFNSDLFSLLNGFDDMEAAVAGGINLDTIPAVAREKPDIVIVGSAITKADNPQHAAAQMKSFIQNS, encoded by the coding sequence ATGAAATTGCAGCTTGCGTTAGATCGGTTAACCAGGGATGAATGTATACGTGTTATTGACGATGCAGAAAATGAAATGGATATTATCGAAATTGGCACCGGGGTCATCAAAGAATACGGGATGGCCATTGTCAGGGAAATAAGCGAACGGTACCCGGATAAAACAATTTTCGCAGATATGAAAACCTGTGACGCAGGAAAACATGAAGCGCAGCAGGCGTTTGACGCTGGTGCAGATATTACATCGGTAATGGCTTTTTCTGCTGATTCGACAATTAAAGATATGCTGCATGCTGCCAGTCAAACGGGTAACCGGGTAATGGTTGATCTTTTGGGAGTCCATTCCAGAGGCAGGGTAAAAGAGCTGCATAATCTTGGTGTTGATTTAGTAAGTCTTCATGTTGGAAAAGACATGCAAGCAGAAGGGAACCCTTTTAATTCTGATTTATTTTCACTATTAAATGGTTTCGATGACATGGAAGCTGCAGTGGCAGGCGGAATCAATTTGGATACAATCCCTGCTGTCGCCCGGGAGAAACCGGATATTGTTATTGTGGGGAGTGCAATAACAAAGGCGGATAATCCGCAACATGCCGCTGCACAGATGAAGTCTTTTATTCAAAACAGCTAA
- a CDS encoding TRAP transporter large permease gives MGFLLIGLFIVLMLIGIPIAFVIAIVALIGIVDMPYTPEATVPMKMLNGLDSFVLLAVPLFILAANLMNSGKISEKLIDLSLAIVGPIRGGLAHANVLVSMMFAGVSGASQADTAGVGKILIPSMQKKGYDKETAVGITAASSTVGVVIPPSIPMIIFAGLTNASIGALFLGGIIPGILIGLGMMIFVYVVAVKRNYPRSARVEFKKLATLFGQAIPALFTPIIIIGGIITGFFTATEAAAVASLYTLIVCMFYYKTLKMKDLPKILMDTLSLSSLSLFALAAASALGELMSYYQLGAIAQDFFTNSVGQKWLFLIIIIGFFLFVGTFMDAIPAMILFVPVILPAALEFGIDPVHLGLIVVITLAVGLITPPYGLCLLLAAKIGNMSIERSFRAVIPYIAIIVVVLLFIAFLPDIAFYIPKLINPGLF, from the coding sequence ATGGGGTTCTTATTGATTGGACTATTTATCGTTTTAATGCTTATAGGTATACCGATTGCATTTGTAATTGCAATTGTTGCATTGATTGGTATAGTAGATATGCCATATACCCCTGAGGCGACTGTACCAATGAAAATGTTAAATGGACTGGATTCCTTCGTTCTGCTGGCTGTACCATTATTTATTTTAGCAGCCAATTTAATGAATTCAGGGAAAATCTCCGAGAAGTTAATTGATCTATCATTGGCAATTGTGGGACCGATTCGTGGTGGACTGGCACATGCAAACGTATTAGTATCGATGATGTTTGCGGGTGTTTCAGGTGCTTCACAGGCGGACACAGCCGGAGTAGGGAAAATTTTGATTCCAAGTATGCAGAAGAAAGGATATGACAAAGAAACTGCGGTGGGGATTACAGCTGCATCGTCAACAGTAGGTGTTGTTATCCCGCCAAGTATCCCAATGATTATTTTTGCCGGACTTACGAACGCCTCCATAGGTGCATTGTTTCTTGGTGGAATTATACCGGGTATTTTAATTGGGTTAGGTATGATGATTTTTGTTTATGTTGTTGCAGTGAAGCGAAATTATCCAAGATCTGCACGGGTAGAGTTTAAAAAATTAGCAACGTTATTCGGACAGGCTATTCCCGCTTTATTTACACCAATCATTATCATTGGTGGTATTATTACCGGGTTTTTCACCGCAACAGAAGCTGCTGCGGTAGCATCATTATATACGTTAATAGTCTGTATGTTTTATTATAAAACATTAAAAATGAAAGATTTGCCTAAGATATTAATGGACACATTGTCGTTAAGCTCCCTTTCATTATTTGCGCTGGCAGCTGCAAGTGCACTCGGCGAATTGATGAGTTATTATCAATTAGGAGCTATCGCACAGGACTTCTTTACAAATAGTGTAGGTCAAAAATGGTTATTTCTAATAATCATTATCGGATTTTTCTTGTTTGTTGGTACTTTCATGGATGCCATTCCAGCCATGATTTTGTTTGTCCCTGTTATTTTGCCGGCCGCTTTGGAATTTGGAATTGATCCTGTACATCTTGGTTTAATTGTTGTGATAACCCTGGCAGTAGGGCTGATTACACCGCCTTATGGATTATGTTTATTACTTGCGGCGAAAATAGGGAATATGTCAATCGAAAGATCGTTCAGAGCTGTCATACCTTATATAGCAATTATTGTGGTGGTTCTGCTGTTTATTGCATTCCTGCCGGATATTGCATTTTATATTCCAAAACTAATAAATCCAGGTTTGTTTTGA
- the rpiA gene encoding ribose-5-phosphate isomerase RpiA codes for MAVGDNDKKLAAEASTQFIKNGMTVGLGSGSTVDFMLQKLGILVKDGLDMKGIPTSVKTESLARKYGIPLTDFPETATVDLAIDGADEIDGQMNLLKGGGGSLVREKIVDAAAGKLIIIADQSKIVQQLGSFPLPIEVVPFGWEMTKNQIAAYGAEPKLRKDGNRAFISDNGNYILDCSFGEMANPKLLHNALKSIAGVVETGLFIGMTDKAIIGRNGKIEIMDGNK; via the coding sequence TTGGCAGTCGGTGATAATGATAAAAAACTAGCCGCCGAGGCGTCAACGCAATTTATTAAAAATGGTATGACAGTCGGTTTGGGTTCCGGTTCGACAGTAGACTTTATGCTGCAGAAGCTTGGTATTCTTGTAAAAGATGGACTTGATATGAAGGGGATACCAACTTCCGTAAAAACAGAATCATTAGCACGGAAGTATGGCATTCCGTTAACCGACTTTCCCGAAACTGCAACCGTTGATCTTGCAATTGATGGTGCAGACGAAATAGATGGGCAAATGAATCTGTTAAAAGGCGGAGGGGGATCCCTTGTACGAGAAAAAATCGTCGATGCTGCAGCTGGAAAATTAATCATTATAGCCGATCAATCGAAAATCGTACAACAGCTAGGCAGTTTCCCCCTACCCATTGAAGTTGTGCCATTTGGCTGGGAAATGACGAAAAACCAGATTGCTGCATATGGTGCTGAACCGAAATTGCGAAAAGACGGAAATCGCGCTTTCATTTCCGATAATGGAAATTATATATTGGACTGCAGCTTTGGTGAAATGGCAAATCCTAAACTTCTGCATAATGCATTAAAATCAATAGCAGGCGTTGTGGAGACGGGGTTATTTATTGGGATGACCGATAAAGCAATTATAGGACGAAATGGAAAAATTGAAATTATGGATGGTAATAAATAG
- a CDS encoding MFS transporter gives MNEAGYSLGSSLGFLVSLNIGATVGAILMGWVADSWGVKKSLIMFYLVAAITITGFGFTTNMVFLYLLVAIAGATTIGSQNLANSYVSQYYPASMRSTGLGWALGIGRIGGILGPTIGGILLASSLSLQFSFMIFALASVIAALAVYLTNREPNKSAITDLQEESTS, from the coding sequence ATGAATGAAGCAGGTTATTCCCTTGGATCCAGTTTAGGATTCCTGGTCTCCTTAAATATAGGGGCAACAGTTGGTGCCATTCTAATGGGCTGGGTAGCTGATTCCTGGGGAGTGAAAAAATCACTTATTATGTTCTATCTTGTTGCAGCAATTACGATTACCGGTTTTGGATTTACAACGAATATGGTCTTTTTATACCTATTAGTGGCAATTGCAGGCGCAACAACCATTGGATCGCAAAACCTTGCCAATTCCTATGTTTCGCAATATTATCCGGCTTCCATGCGTTCTACAGGATTAGGATGGGCGTTAGGAATTGGACGTATCGGAGGAATCCTCGGTCCAACAATTGGCGGGATTTTACTGGCTTCTTCCCTCTCCCTTCAATTCAGTTTTATGATATTTGCATTGGCGAGTGTTATTGCAGCATTGGCTGTTTATCTGACTAACAGGGAACCCAACAAAAGTGCCATTACCGACTTGCAGGAGGAATCTACTTCTTGA
- the hxlB gene encoding 6-phospho-3-hexuloisomerase produces MKNITDTVVKEITEVLEHVDSDQTVEAAKELQEAKRIFIAGTGRSGAVGKMFAIRLMHMGFPVYVVGESITPSIAPDDVLLVISGSGSTTTLKQYATKAKEIDARVVLLTTNEDSSIGKLSDRFLRIPAATKKRLDSEPETIQPLGSQFDQSAHLLLDAIAVYLLQQLPEHNDSSELVQKHANLE; encoded by the coding sequence TTGAAAAATATTACAGACACAGTGGTTAAAGAAATAACGGAAGTGTTGGAACATGTGGATTCTGATCAAACCGTTGAAGCAGCAAAAGAACTGCAAGAAGCAAAACGAATTTTTATAGCCGGGACTGGGCGATCAGGAGCAGTCGGAAAAATGTTTGCCATAAGGCTGATGCATATGGGTTTTCCTGTATATGTCGTCGGGGAGTCCATAACCCCAAGTATTGCACCGGATGATGTATTGCTGGTTATTTCCGGATCCGGAAGCACGACTACGTTAAAACAATACGCAACAAAAGCAAAAGAAATTGATGCAAGGGTTGTTCTTCTCACAACGAATGAAGATTCATCGATCGGAAAGCTTAGTGACCGCTTTCTAAGAATACCGGCTGCCACAAAAAAACGACTCGATTCAGAACCGGAAACCATTCAGCCGCTGGGGAGCCAATTTGACCAATCTGCCCACCTGCTATTGGACGCAATTGCTGTTTATCTGTTGCAACAGCTGCCGGAGCATAACGACAGTTCGGAATTAGTTCAAAAGCATGCAAACCTTGAATAG
- a CDS encoding nuclease-related domain-containing protein has protein sequence MIWNIITIVLFISLIGCVWYIFRLRKKTDKREAKAFKRHQLEIAAAEEDFRSSYYDQESEWQDKMAELEQYYLKDIQTLNHHIGKLNKNITDIQRYSRNAGEIITHQILEQLKSDLVQEGIISGDEMYIVPNLYIPYEENGNLKTRQIDHLVLLPTGVYVVETKYWQGKVVHGLTQENAGEFSFIADMMTSRNQSSGKKHTLVFVPDQEFDEKKIQVKSYGDPAQQVMSTAYTLRDYIYQHFGRTNFITPIVYFGYSSDKNTDGVIDLSDDQNVPRLIGETEIRQYFREQLHAEQKKHSKEVLQETKEGLESINYLNMESVYR, from the coding sequence ATGATTTGGAATATTATTACAATCGTTTTATTTATCAGTTTAATCGGATGTGTCTGGTATATTTTCCGTTTAAGGAAGAAAACAGATAAAAGAGAAGCCAAAGCATTTAAAAGGCATCAATTGGAGATAGCCGCTGCGGAAGAAGATTTCAGATCTTCATACTATGACCAGGAAAGTGAATGGCAGGACAAGATGGCGGAACTTGAGCAGTACTATTTAAAGGATATACAAACTTTGAATCATCATATTGGTAAATTGAATAAAAATATTACCGATATACAGCGATATTCCCGGAATGCCGGTGAAATCATTACACATCAGATCTTGGAGCAATTGAAAAGTGATCTGGTTCAGGAAGGTATTATTTCCGGCGATGAAATGTATATAGTGCCAAACCTGTATATACCCTATGAGGAAAACGGGAATCTGAAAACACGGCAAATTGATCACCTAGTATTGCTCCCGACAGGTGTTTATGTTGTGGAAACCAAGTACTGGCAGGGGAAAGTCGTTCATGGTCTGACACAGGAAAACGCGGGGGAATTTTCGTTCATTGCAGATATGATGACATCCAGAAATCAATCATCTGGGAAAAAACATACGCTGGTCTTTGTGCCGGATCAGGAATTTGATGAAAAGAAAATACAGGTTAAATCGTATGGTGACCCGGCGCAACAGGTTATGTCGACGGCTTATACATTAAGGGATTATATTTATCAGCACTTTGGCAGAACAAACTTTATTACGCCAATTGTTTATTTTGGATATTCATCTGATAAAAATACAGACGGTGTAATTGACCTGTCTGACGATCAAAATGTCCCGAGATTAATAGGGGAAACCGAGATTCGTCAATATTTCCGTGAACAGTTACATGCTGAGCAGAAAAAGCACTCAAAAGAGGTACTTCAGGAGACGAAAGAAGGCTTGGAGAGTATAAATTACCTAAACATGGAGAGTGTTTATCGATAG
- a CDS encoding DEAD/DEAH box helicase family protein, translating into MIGSSNITQSALKSNVEWNVEIISKHDETFIQQVILEFQDLWERSSVVDDYFLQDYKQFIQNINHVTSSKPMIYEKAEYIVPNSMQKKAMENLERLRTLGEKKALVIAATGTGKTYMSAFDVQHLKPKKLLFIVHREEILTKAKKTYEKLLPNRNITFGMLTGTKKEFEADYIFATIQTLSRYYHQLDPGAFDYIIYDEAHHATADTYQHIIDYFEPDFMLGMTATPERGDTRSLRYSISMLHLKCDFMMR; encoded by the coding sequence ATGATTGGCTCATCCAATATTACCCAATCTGCATTAAAAAGTAATGTGGAATGGAATGTTGAAATTATTTCTAAGCATGATGAAACTTTTATCCAGCAAGTGATATTAGAGTTCCAGGATTTATGGGAAAGAAGTTCAGTAGTTGATGACTACTTTTTACAAGACTACAAACAATTTATTCAGAATATCAATCATGTGACTTCATCTAAACCTATGATCTATGAGAAAGCCGAATATATTGTACCGAATTCCATGCAAAAAAAGGCAATGGAAAATTTAGAGCGACTTCGGACTTTAGGAGAGAAAAAAGCACTGGTCATTGCAGCAACAGGAACCGGGAAAACGTATATGTCCGCATTCGATGTACAGCATTTGAAACCAAAAAAACTACTTTTTATCGTTCATCGTGAAGAAATCTTGACAAAAGCTAAGAAAACTTACGAAAAGCTTCTTCCTAACAGAAATATTACATTTGGGATGCTGACTGGGACAAAGAAAGAATTTGAAGCAGATTATATTTTTGCAACGATCCAGACGCTTTCACGATACTATCATCAGCTCGATCCAGGTGCGTTTGATTATATTATTTATGATGAAGCACATCATGCCACCGCCGATACATATCAGCATATTATTGACTATTTTGAGCCTGATTTTATGTTAGGGATGACAGCAACACCAGAGAGAGGGGATACTCGATCTTTGAGATATTCGATTTCAATGTTGCACTTGAAGTGCGACTTCATGATGCGCTAG
- a CDS encoding DUF1360 domain-containing protein, which yields MELEITWMAFIMLILASYRLTHLIVFDKITEFIRKPFLTTKKISPTETKAVPKSKVGYLLTCYWCTGIWSAILLGLTYLWIPDIAKYLIFILAIAGGQAILESFVGVNIKRTALYAEETEELK from the coding sequence ATGGAACTGGAAATTACCTGGATGGCTTTTATCATGCTGATATTGGCCAGCTATCGCCTTACACACCTGATTGTTTTTGACAAAATAACGGAATTTATCCGCAAACCTTTTTTAACAACAAAAAAAATCTCCCCGACTGAAACAAAGGCAGTTCCCAAATCCAAAGTCGGTTACCTTCTGACGTGTTACTGGTGTACGGGAATCTGGAGTGCAATCTTATTGGGACTGACCTACCTGTGGATTCCGGATATTGCCAAGTATCTTATTTTTATTCTGGCCATCGCCGGCGGACAAGCAATACTTGAATCATTTGTCGGAGTAAATATTAAACGTACTGCTTTGTATGCAGAAGAAACAGAGGAATTGAAATAA
- a CDS encoding sugar kinase: MNDVITIGEAMITFDPGSTGPMKFVNTFEKKVGGAELNLAIGCSRLGLKAGWISRLGNDEFGKYIKTFARGEGIDVSEVQFVDGYPTSLNFKEVMEDGAVRTFYYRDKSPTLTMTPKDLDEEYFQQAKILHITGVFAGVDPKNVEILNQAIQLAKKHGLKISFDPNIRLRLWSKEEAKEALSTILPHVDILLAGQEEMDIIMGEKDPVRIIEKAKESGISYVAVKQGEEGAVGYHDGKIVEAAPVKASKVVDTVGAGDGFNAGILYGFLHNWTLDKTLQFANTIGSMVVRVAGDNEGLPYYEDVQEQLGEKERIER; this comes from the coding sequence GTGAATGATGTAATTACGATCGGGGAAGCAATGATTACGTTTGATCCCGGATCAACAGGACCGATGAAATTTGTAAATACATTTGAAAAAAAGGTTGGTGGAGCGGAATTAAATCTCGCAATCGGCTGTTCCAGGTTAGGTCTTAAAGCTGGTTGGATCAGCAGACTGGGAAATGACGAATTCGGAAAATATATCAAAACATTTGCGCGCGGTGAAGGAATTGATGTGTCCGAAGTTCAGTTTGTTGACGGTTACCCAACCTCATTAAATTTTAAGGAAGTCATGGAGGATGGCGCTGTACGGACGTTTTACTACAGGGATAAGTCACCAACCTTGACGATGACACCAAAAGATTTAGATGAGGAATATTTTCAGCAAGCCAAGATTTTGCATATAACCGGAGTTTTTGCCGGAGTCGATCCGAAGAATGTGGAGATTCTTAATCAGGCAATTCAATTAGCCAAAAAACACGGCTTGAAAATTTCGTTCGACCCAAATATTCGATTGCGCTTGTGGAGTAAAGAGGAAGCGAAAGAAGCACTGTCAACGATTCTGCCACACGTTGATATTTTGCTTGCCGGACAAGAGGAAATGGATATCATTATGGGTGAAAAAGATCCTGTACGTATTATTGAAAAAGCTAAAGAATCAGGTATTTCCTACGTGGCAGTTAAACAAGGGGAAGAAGGTGCAGTCGGCTATCACGATGGGAAGATAGTGGAAGCTGCCCCGGTCAAAGCATCAAAGGTAGTCGATACAGTTGGTGCGGGAGACGGCTTTAATGCGGGTATACTATATGGCTTTTTGCACAACTGGACATTGGATAAAACATTACAATTTGCGAATACAATCGGATCCATGGTTGTTCGTGTAGCTGGTGACAATGAGGGGCTGCCTTATTATGAAGATGTGCAGGAACAGCTCGGTGAAAAAGAGCGGATTGAAAGGTAA
- a CDS encoding TRAP transporter substrate-binding protein, translating into MRKIKCAFILVLMASVAILTSCSDQVDADKDGKIKIIAAHNQTSPNSPYQAGLLKFKEVAERESNGSIEVEVHAGTLGTEESELVEKLQLGAVDVVVASPGFMTQTGIKEIGFFSTPYLFEDYEHWLKVVDGKVGEKMANILNEKSNNSFKLLGYWTAGVRHFYGKKPLKSIEDLEGMTIRTQTSGVVAEFWEQAGAVPTSVAWGELYQALQQDVVDSAENAYPFFVQQAHHTTPNGKYITETGHDYTTRFLLINGEKFDKYSEEHQKVILQAAKASVKTERKVTRKQEEKYKKQAIKDGAVVNQIDRQPFIEIAKPIQEKFAKEIGVTDMLQTIRELK; encoded by the coding sequence ATGCGTAAAATTAAATGCGCTTTCATTTTGGTTTTGATGGCATCTGTGGCAATTTTGACTTCTTGCTCGGATCAAGTTGATGCTGATAAAGACGGAAAGATTAAGATAATCGCAGCCCATAACCAAACATCACCCAATAGTCCATACCAAGCAGGATTATTAAAATTCAAAGAGGTGGCAGAAAGAGAATCAAATGGATCGATAGAAGTCGAAGTACATGCCGGAACACTTGGCACGGAAGAGTCAGAGTTGGTGGAAAAGCTTCAATTGGGAGCGGTTGATGTAGTTGTTGCATCACCGGGATTTATGACGCAAACCGGAATTAAAGAAATTGGCTTTTTCTCCACACCCTATTTATTTGAAGACTATGAGCACTGGTTAAAAGTTGTTGATGGAAAAGTTGGAGAAAAGATGGCCAACATTTTGAATGAGAAATCAAATAATTCATTTAAATTATTAGGATACTGGACAGCGGGTGTCAGGCATTTCTATGGAAAGAAACCATTGAAATCAATTGAAGATTTGGAAGGTATGACAATCCGAACACAGACATCCGGTGTTGTAGCAGAATTCTGGGAGCAAGCAGGAGCGGTTCCGACATCTGTTGCCTGGGGAGAGCTTTATCAGGCACTGCAACAGGATGTGGTTGATTCAGCAGAAAATGCTTATCCGTTCTTTGTCCAGCAGGCCCATCATACGACACCGAATGGAAAATATATAACGGAGACAGGACATGATTATACAACAAGATTTCTGTTAATTAACGGTGAGAAATTTGATAAGTATTCTGAAGAACATCAAAAAGTTATCCTGCAAGCTGCAAAAGCGTCAGTTAAGACGGAACGGAAGGTAACACGGAAACAGGAAGAGAAATATAAAAAGCAGGCAATTAAAGATGGCGCGGTTGTTAATCAAATTGATCGGCAGCCGTTTATTGAAATAGCGAAGCCGATTCAAGAGAAATTTGCAAAAGAAATTGGTGTTACTGACATGCTGCAAACAATAAGAGAACTAAAATAA
- a CDS encoding LacI family DNA-binding transcriptional regulator, producing the protein MKTITMADVAKHAGVSKSTVSQFLNKRYDYMGENTKEKIEKAIEKLGYSPNIVARSLKQKSTKTIGVIVANILHVFSTQVIRAIEDYCNESDFQIIVCNADDDPMKEKRYIDMLRAKQVDGIIAFPTGGNVDLYKQLIDAKFPVVFMDRILKDVQIPTIMTDNVKASSLAVGQLVESGYKKIGMISPSTKTSVTPRLERIEGYKQALEKNGIPFNPNSLVSDDLSELENKIHDLLTQASSPEAIVASNDRVLLKVLAYTKKHHLGIPEDIALIGIDDVAFASIYNPALTTIAQPAFQMGKKAAELLLKLIRDKSNEEVFGIYRFEPKLITRESC; encoded by the coding sequence ATGAAAACGATAACAATGGCTGATGTTGCAAAGCATGCGGGAGTTTCAAAGAGTACCGTGTCTCAATTCTTAAATAAACGCTATGATTATATGGGAGAAAATACAAAGGAGAAAATTGAAAAAGCAATCGAGAAATTGGGTTACAGTCCGAATATAGTAGCAAGAAGTTTAAAGCAAAAGTCCACGAAGACAATTGGTGTAATTGTTGCAAACATTCTTCATGTGTTTTCCACGCAAGTCATTCGGGCTATTGAGGATTATTGCAATGAATCCGATTTTCAAATTATTGTCTGCAATGCAGATGATGACCCTATGAAGGAAAAGCGTTATATTGACATGTTACGAGCCAAGCAGGTAGATGGGATCATTGCTTTTCCTACAGGAGGAAATGTTGATCTGTATAAGCAATTGATAGATGCAAAGTTTCCTGTTGTGTTTATGGACAGAATTTTAAAGGATGTACAGATCCCAACTATTATGACCGATAACGTAAAGGCTTCATCACTTGCTGTCGGTCAATTAGTGGAGAGCGGGTATAAGAAAATCGGGATGATTTCTCCTTCAACTAAAACTTCTGTAACCCCAAGATTGGAAAGAATTGAAGGATATAAGCAGGCGTTAGAAAAAAACGGAATTCCGTTTAACCCTAATTCCCTGGTAAGTGATGATTTATCGGAATTAGAAAATAAAATACATGACTTGTTAACTCAGGCTAGCTCTCCTGAAGCAATTGTGGCCTCGAATGACCGGGTGTTATTGAAGGTTTTAGCATATACAAAGAAACATCATCTTGGTATTCCAGAAGATATAGCATTGATTGGTATCGATGATGTGGCGTTTGCAAGTATTTACAACCCTGCACTTACGACAATTGCGCAGCCTGCATTTCAAATGGGGAAGAAGGCTGCAGAACTATTATTAAAGTTAATTAGAGATAAAAGCAATGAAGAAGTTTTTGGGATATACAGGTTTGAACCGAAGCTAATCACACGGGAATCTTGTTAA
- a CDS encoding bifunctional 4-hydroxy-2-oxoglutarate aldolase/2-dehydro-3-deoxy-phosphogluconate aldolase, with protein sequence MTPMEMILEQKIVAVIRHADKQSIVPILEALSAGGVKIAEITAETPKVGGIIETSVNHMGKEMCIGAGTVLDPETAQKTLAAGAKFVVSPALNTETLAFTKRYNVLNIPGVMTPTEILTAYEYGAKMVKIFPANTFGPDYIKNILGPLPHVQAMVTGGITIENMNNYFAKGAAAAGLGSSLVNAKTLKTNEDYKQLTAKAKNVVAKLGER encoded by the coding sequence ATGACACCAATGGAAATGATACTCGAACAAAAGATAGTGGCGGTTATTCGTCACGCAGATAAGCAATCGATTGTACCAATCCTTGAGGCGTTATCGGCAGGCGGTGTGAAAATAGCAGAGATTACTGCGGAGACTCCGAAGGTGGGAGGCATAATTGAAACATCGGTAAACCATATGGGAAAAGAAATGTGTATTGGAGCTGGCACAGTTTTAGATCCTGAGACGGCACAAAAAACGCTGGCGGCTGGTGCGAAATTTGTCGTCTCACCTGCGTTAAACACAGAAACACTGGCATTCACAAAACGGTACAATGTATTGAATATTCCTGGCGTTATGACGCCAACGGAAATTTTGACCGCATATGAGTATGGAGCAAAAATGGTGAAGATTTTTCCTGCGAATACTTTCGGACCGGATTATATTAAAAATATTTTAGGCCCCCTTCCACATGTACAGGCAATGGTAACGGGAGGTATAACGATAGAAAATATGAATAACTATTTTGCAAAAGGGGCTGCAGCAGCTGGACTTGGCAGCAGTCTGGTAAATGCAAAAACATTGAAAACAAATGAAGACTATAAACAATTGACAGCTAAAGCAAAAAACGTTGTTGCAAAACTGGGTGAACGGTGA